The nucleotide sequence GGTTAAAGGGTCCAATAAATACAAGACTCCTCATATGAAGAAAGATGTCATGCTTAGACAAGCTACACTACCCACTACACTAAATTGCGATCAAGAATTGGTTGCTGAAATTAGTGAACTCTTGCAGGGTATGGAGTGAATGACTTGTGGAGTTCAAGAATTATTCATGTCACGTAACCATTTTTGTGTTTTATGCATTGTACGTGGCGTATTTTATTCTCATATCTCGTAGCTATCTTTTGTGTTTTATGCATTGTGTACGTCAAGTATTTTATTCAATAGAaagcaattttgtttttggtgataGAAActtctttatattattttatgaaaggcaaaaaaaaaaaaggaaatattaaagTAACCGATTGGCATAAGCTAGTACATGGATAAAGACAAAAAAGAGTACTTCACGTTGCTTCTCCAAATTGTTAACATAAGCTAGTACATTAGGggataaagacaaaaaataaaagcagcAGCAAAAGTTGTAGTTTTTCACTTGTTCTTATCATTGTCGAACAAAATCATGGAAACCCAGCTATATAAATCTTCAGCATATCATGAACCCATTtctttaacttttcatttttctgaACCTCATCCTTTTCATGGTTTGCCAACTCCTCTTCAATCTCATTTTCAACATTCACGTTGGGCATTTTGTTTAGATCTAAATCAAGTTCAGCTTCAGCAGCACCTTCAACTGGATTAAGAACTTCATTAACATCATCAGCTTCAGCAGCACCTTCACTTTCATTAGGAATTTCGTTAAGATCAAAGTTGTGTTTGAAGCTTCTTTCTCCACCTTCAACATGATGGTGAGAATTCACTTCACCCTCAACATTTTGAATCTGTTCAACCTCCCCATCTTTCTCTAGCGAGTCTTCAACAATTCGATTCAGCAGATCCTCAGAATCTGAgtcaattcccaaactaaaagATGGTGCTTTTATAGCCATTTTCTTGAAAGCCATTTTCTTGAATTATGCAGAAGAATAGAAGGAACACTAAGTTTCTCTCTGAACAGCCTTTTTATAATAAGTGGAAGAAAACATTGGCTTGGGCTTCGTGGAGTTACTATAGAGGGAGAGGAGTATAGAGAGCCGTTTCAGtttttcaatacattcattaAAACCTGGTTTGGAGAATTGCATTCGCGTGGAAAACTGTGATGGAAATTGGAGTATTAAACTAAGGGCATTTTTGGTATATTAGCCTTAAATATGatgaaaaaagtcaattttgcttatattttgtcaCAAGTAAGATagttgaattttgcttatatttcgatacggagggagtatatattaagagtaatttaataatgattgttcccctaaaaaaaataaaaaaaataataatagttacTTTGTCAGATAAAATTATTACTCAGAAAACTTTTTTGATATCAATGGATAGTGGGCAGATTTCGACCTTTGGTGCTTGTAGTTGTCTTGTGTGTTCAGTTTGGTGATTGTATTTTGTATCTTAACTACCTTTTTAAACCTAATACACCATTTTTGGAAAGAATAAACCTAGGATACATTGTGCTTAGTTTGGTGATTGTGTTTTGTATCTTAACTACCTTTTCAAATCTAGTACacctttttttttggaaagaataaACCTAAGACACATTGTGCTTGGTTTGGTGattgtattttgtatttaacTACCTTTTCAAACCTAgtacacctttttttttaagaataaaccTAGGACACATTGTACTTTGTTTAGAgtctttaataaaataattttattttgcctctaaaaagaaaagaaaaaaacttattcgCCACCCACCAAACTTATTCGCCACCCACCAATCTTCCTAACAGAGAAATcatatttatacaattattttttgacaatttttctGACAACATTCTCTCCCATACTGATATaatatttttaccttttttcgttattattttagtttttgtgtcaataccttatttttcttataaattcataattattttataagttaTTATTCAAATGattgtttaaataacataaCTCATCCTAACGGCATGTTCCATGTCTAAGATGTTTCAAacttttttccttctattttttctgttttttctcGGTTGTGTTTATTACTTTGTTGTACTTTCTAGTTTTCCATTTTCAAGATGCATACAAGATGCATCTCATTGTTTGGCTTCATGAGTTGTATGGCCTCACAAGTAGCTCACTCGGTtaattgttatttcttttagtgcctttttgttgtttttatcttttccCCGTTTGTAAATATCGTAGAATGTTTGTTTTTCCTCTGCACTCCTTGTGTTAGGAAAGACTTTTTGGTGTtgataatatattccattttagcttttttttttaaaaaaaaaactattattttaaagtttttagaTAGGTTTGACTGAATTTTCTGAGTTGACCCAACCGATGTAcatcttagattttttttttttttttgaaggagtacAACCCATGTACACCTTAGATGAATGTGAAGCAAAGTAAACTAgttacaaaaacaacaacaaaataatccTTTGACCTAATCTAAAGCAAAGTATATGGTACTGGTATACGTTACAAACTGAACTAGGTTACACGGTACGTGAAACAAAACTAGTTACACAAGGAAACAAAATAATCCTTtgacctaaaccctaaaccctatcCTTGAATATAAATAAGATCATCGCTGGGGAAGTGATGATAACAAAAGTGTTCCTGAAAAAATCAATCGGCGGCCGACATAGATTTTGGTTCTAGATCTGTATTGCGCTGTACTGtgtgtgagagttaacttaaaatcaggtttctgCACAATCGTGGCACGACAGCTGGGCTTCGCGGCACgatggaggttttagttttttgggcaaggcactggaaaaatcgtggcacgatggggtcgcatcgtggcacgatggtgcgctggcggataaaaataaaacatatttttgggagcagatttgttacagatttgttacaaattttaggcagatttgttatagattttaagcaggacttttactataaatatagaccttgtatcaaagcaaacttagagagagggagagattgagatagagagaaacactattaggattggagtctcttggttacgggaagagattgggactttgggtagaattaggcgggagacttattcttgtaacccattgatttctctttgtaacgttactcatcaaatagtggatcggagggctgctctctcccccagactaggtcagattggaccgaactgggtcaacaaatttccttgtgttcttcttcttcttttgttcttctcgccgttgttttctactttttggcttgtatttaattgttccatacgctttgttttggttgcttaattatcccttgctccacacatcaagttgttattggtgtgatttttcatcgaattcacaacaattggcgcccaccgtggggcaaaggGTCGAAGGATAATtaagtaccatgggttcaaagtgggatatcgagaagtttaccggagataacgatttcgggttatggaaggtaaagatggaagcggtgttaatacagcagaagtgtgagaaagctttgaagggtgaaggttcgttaccggtcaccatgtcacaagcggagaagaccgagatggtggacaaggcccGGAGTGCcgttgtcttgtgcctcggggataaagttttgagagaagtagcaaaggaagcaaccgcggcatcgatatgggcaaagttggaatctttgtatatgacaaagtctttggctcatcggcaattcctaaagcaacaactctactcattcaggatggtagagtcaaaggccatcatggagcaacttacggagttcaacaaaatcctagatgacttggagaatattgaggtgcaacttgaggacgaggataaagctatactcttgttgtgtgctctaccgaaatcttttgaatcgttcaaagataccatgctctatggcaagGAAGGCACTGttaccttggaagaagttcaagcggctttgagaaccaaggagttgaccaagtccaaggacttgacTCATGAACACGGTGATGGCCTAAGTGTCAcaagagggaatggtggaggtagaggtaaccggAGAAAGAGTGGTAACAAGTCAAGGCTTGAATGCTTTAACTGTCACAAGAtgggtcacttcaagaaggattgtccggagATTAATGGTAATTCCGCACAAATTGTCTCGGAGGGTTATGAGGATGCgggtgctctgatggtgtggtgttgtttggaggaagaagaaggtgatgtgtctcaccttgggattgatgcctagtgaagcggtggtcgtctggagagacgttaaacactcaacatcagcctggagaggcggtggtaagaatactcaggatctacctgttgaggtggagtttcaaggttgaagacatagtgggatgtacgcatttgctagttgaggtagagtacgctcagcgtgaggtggagttgaacacaccggtaatggtacgactatgaagaccttgggtgctatgctctatggtgagcaagggatttcttcatgaagttGGAGAATATGTAGCACGGCTTGCGAAATTACTCTAAAAGCCAAGagtgattggatgcaaggtgatcttcaaggaagcgggagatgtTCTGCGTTGAAGACGGtatggtgaatgcttgtgggactacctaaaattcctagtgtagttggactgcaaggaccttcgagaaggcggaagacattccgagGGCTGAAGGGGTTGAGGTGTATACTTGTGGATTACTCTAaaagccaagggtgattgggtacaagtagatcttcaaggaaagcgGGAGATGTCTCGTATTGAAGAGGTTATGGTATAAGTCTTGTAGAACTACCTGAAATTCCTAGCGTAGTTGGACTACAAGcatcttcgagaaggcggaagacattccgatggctgaagaggttgatggtgtaaacttgtggagctacttggagtagtgggaagcaagggtTTGAGCAGCAAGGAGGTTGATGATCggcatcatcactgatttgaagtcaaggtggagaattgtgagagttaacttaaaatcaggtttctgCACAATCGTGGCACGACAGCTGGGCTTCGCGGCACgatggaggttttagttttttgggcaaggcactggaaaaatcgtggcacgatggggtcgcatcgtggcacgatggtgcgctggcggataaaaataaaacatatttttgggagcagatttgttacagtttttgttacaaatttgttacaaattttaggcagatttgttatagattttaagcaggacttttactataaatatagaccttgtatcaaagcaaacttagagagagggagagattgagatagagagaaacactattaggattggagtctcttggttacgggaagagattgggactttgggtagaattaggcgggagacttattcttgtaacccattgatttctctttgtaacgttactcatcaaatagtggatcggagggctgctctctcccccagactaggtcagattggaccgaactgggtcaacaaatttccttgtgttcttcttcttcttttgttcttctcgccgttgttttctactttttggcttgtatttaattgttccatacgctttgttttggttgcttaattatcccttgctccacacatcaagttgttattggtgtgatttttcatcgaattcacaacactgTGCAAcaatgttttcaattttaagAAGATtatatggtggtggtggtggtggtgctgTTGcttctgctgctgctgctgctgtttgTTCTATTATTCCcaccaacaacaagaacaagattCCTCGTTTTGTTTCGTCATCCTTCTCAGTATTATATCCAACTCCCATGGCTAGACCGCGTATCGCTTTTTCTAATGACTATGGCAATCCTCACGATGAAGCTgttaaattcttcaaaaacatgCTTTCCATGGGTGTTTGTGTCATATCCCTTTATAACCATGTTCTTTCTAAACTTGCTAAAATGCACTCTTTCGACACTATTTTTATCCTTGTCAAAGAATTAGATGATGAATTATCCAAATTCGATGGTCCTGTACGTCCAGATCCAGACACTCATACTTTCATTATCCTCATCCAGTGTCACTCTCTAAGAGGTAACATGTCTTCAGCTctctatttattcaataaaatcatCGACTCCGGTCATTATCCTACTGCTGAAACTTTAAATGCTCTCTTAGAAGGTTTTTGTCTTAGAAGTCAGATAGACAAAGCAATGCCGTTTTATAATGACATCATACTTAAAAAGGGTTATCCTTTGGACCATCGTAGTTATAATATTCTTGTCGATGGATTATGTGAGATAGGAGAAACTCAATTAGCCATCAACATGTTGAGACAGGCACTGCTGATTGAAAGGGAACCAGAAGATACTTGTGTTTCTCTCACGTCTTGTTATAACTCAATCATATTCAGGCTCTCCAAAGAAAGACTTGTAAACCAAGCCTATGCTCTTTatgttgaaatgatttttaacaacaTCTTGCTTAACCCTATAACATATGCAAATCTAATCTATGGTTATTGCATCATCGGTCACTTTAAACTAGCTGTTGAATTGCTTAAAGAATTGTTGCACCTTTATCAAACTTTAGTTACCGAACAAGAGGTGAAATCTGTTAAAAGTGCAGCAACTTTGGTGATAAAAGCTGGTGTCAA is from Medicago truncatula cultivar Jemalong A17 chromosome 1, MtrunA17r5.0-ANR, whole genome shotgun sequence and encodes:
- the LOC25483586 gene encoding pentatricopeptide repeat-containing protein At1g12620; its protein translation is MFSILRRLYGGGGGGAVASAAAAAVCSIIPTNNKNKIPRFVSSSFSVLYPTPMARPRIAFSNDYGNPHDEAVKFFKNMLSMGVCVISLYNHVLSKLAKMHSFDTIFILVKELDDELSKFDGPVRPDPDTHTFIILIQCHSLRGNMSSALYLFNKIIDSGHYPTAETLNALLEGFCLRSQIDKAMPFYNDIILKKGYPLDHRSYNILVDGLCEIGETQLAINMLRQALLIEREPEDTCVSLTSCYNSIIFRLSKERLVNQAYALYVEMIFNNILLNPITYANLIYGYCIIGHFKLAVELLKELLHLYQTLVTEQEVKSVKSAATLVIKAGVKPNVACYQPVMCQLYKRRSRRFVMNKIAEQVKIFENAKHYLDPYYT